The following coding sequences are from one Lycium ferocissimum isolate CSIRO_LF1 chromosome 3, AGI_CSIRO_Lferr_CH_V1, whole genome shotgun sequence window:
- the LOC132050646 gene encoding BRCT domain-containing protein At4g02110-like isoform X2, which yields MPVDPHSVMYRPPRDLNGIPGAKSLIVCLTGYQRQDRDDIMTMVGLMGANFSKPLVANKVTHLICYKFEGEKYELAKKMKTIKLVNHRWLEDCLRSWEILSEADYDKSGYELEMMEAEAKDSEDENEDIAANKSGENIAIMGPEHPRSPSQFLVKQEASTNISDLSTFRGLSGLGNTKELSLSASKQLKSDQVRAFEESPKRHAEMLNTNFCRTHEELPTSMQQNGSDLVFVSNSARKSPHSCSSRKSPRRFSSPMTSEQVRAFEESPKRHAEMLNTNFYRTNEELPTSMQQNGSDMIFVSNGAQKSPNSCSPRKSPRKFISPMTSEQIKSNAGSPAATETGIEFDCFNLSSQRGQEKSDLGVKTPRNLSFSGKGQSSRLPEKRKSISDSSFRSPRTGNNPESIPDGYLTANRTEELINTSKLHILHEFDSHLSSGNTATHFDKGVTLDTVQHHDSTISDPVTLSTRRGHDKDAPQSGTCRIMGSKDTSHATVDVNGPLDEQHNVPSPVKERRDNLKSSVLAEFDKAGDDSMSASKPLNKRSLSKKTLGSRPSLGKGDGKNQKGSLFINKTVLMNDSATSSSGGREETEDENILSSTKVEGLPADNADSSKEIEKYKLLDSEKEAAKTNESLNDDTEAPEDQEDEELNALREKSTGTEAQHSGLRSTEKKLNVNKVVNKNDKKDIAKRQSTENNKSETQKTFSGKETKLSESTSVGKASEEKVSKGPKYVKKNSKKTNLATKRAADSVEGAERKKCRTDRNKVEGKKRKGSPCEPGKATEHQFKSSMDVEKENIPVSGGQNASHNEHEADRTSPCGKKPRSLQITKVRSEPRWFIVSGHRLQRKEFQQVIKRLKGKVCRDSHQWSYQATHFIVPAPVRRTEKFFAAASSGRWILKTDYLTACVEAGKLLDEEPYEWHKKGLTEDLAISLEAPRKWRLLRERTGHGALYGMRIIIYGDCIVPPLDTLKRAVKAGDGIILATSPPYSRFLESGVDFAIVSEVMPRCDKWVQEFLRHEIPCVLPDYLVTYVCKPGFTLNNYVQYNTHAWAEKSLKKHVSRLEEIVEEEMVSSDDNSNDIACQVCGSPDREEVMLICGDESGSRGCGIGMHVDCCDPPLECVPEEDWFCPQCSKNKSNTSTKRKSRKGTSTSKKKK from the exons GGGAGAAATATGAGCTTGCCAAGAAAATGAAGACGATTAAGCTTGTTAATCACCGGTGGTTGGAGGATTG TTTAAGGTCTTGGGAAATCCTTTCGGAAGCAGATTATGATAAGAG TGGGTATGAGTTGGAGATGATGGAAGCTGAAGCCAAAGATTCTGAAGACGAAAATGAGGACATTGCTGCAAACAAATCTGGAGAGAATATAGCTATCATGGGTCCTGAACATCCAAGAAGTCCTAGTCAATTCCTTGTGAAGCAGGAAGCCTCTACAAACATTTCAGACTTGAGCACATTTAGAGGTTTATCAGGTCTTGGAAACACAAAAGAATTGTCATTATCTGCTTCAAAGCAGTTAAAATCTGACCAGGTTCGAGCCTTTGAAGAATCTCCCAAAAGGCATGCTGAGATGCTTAATACCAACTTCTGTAGAACACATGAAGAGCTGCCAACTAGCATGCAACAAAATGGAAGTGATTTGGTTTTCGTTTCAAATAGTGCCAGGAAGTCTCCTCATTCTTGTTCGTCCAGAAAAAGCCCAAGGAGATTCAGTTCTCCCATGACCTCTGAACAGGTTCGAGCCTTTGAAGAATCTCCCAAAAGGCATGCTGAGATGCTTAATACCAACTTCTATAGAACTAATGAAGAGCTGCCAACTAGCATGCAACAAAATGGAAGTGATATGATTTTCGTTTCAAATGGTGCACAGAAGTCTCCTAATTCTTGTTCGCCCAGAAAAAGCCCAAGGAAATTCATCTCTCCCATGACCTCTGAACAAATTAAGAGTAATGCAGGAAGTCCCGCTGCTACTGAAACAGGTATAGAGTTTGATTGCTTTAACCTGTCCTCTCAGAGAGGACAAGAGAAAAGTGATTTAGGTGTAAAAACTCCAAGGAATTTGTCGTTTTCTGGGAAGGGTCAAAGCAGTAGACTGCCTGAGAAAAGGAAGAGCATTTCAGATAGTAGCTTCAGGTCACCAAGGACTGGTAATAACCCTGAAAGCATACCAGATGGTTACTTGACAGCAAATCGTACAGAAGAGTTAATAAACACGTCAAAGTTACATATTCTACATGAGTTTGACAGTCATCTGTCATCTGGGAACACTGCCACTCACTTTGACAAGGGTGTAACTTTAGATACCGTGCAGCATCATGATTCTACCATTTCCGATCCTGTGACACTAAGCACTAGGCGAGGGCATGACAAGGATGCACCTCAAAGTGGCACTTGTAGGATCATGGGGTCAAAAGACACTAGCCATGCTACTGTCGATGTTAATGGGCCATTGGATGAACAGCATAATGTCCCGTCTCCAGttaaagaaagaagagataACCTGAAGTCTAGTGTGCTGGCTGAGTTCGATAAAGCTGGAGATGATTCCATGTCAGCATCTAAGCCATTGAATAAAAGATCGCTTTCCAAGAAGACACTAGGATCTAGACCAAGTCTCGGTAAAGGGGATGGTAAAAATCAGAAAGGTTCTTTATTTATTAACAAGACTGTTCTGATGAATGATTCAGCTACTTCCAGTAGCGGAGGGAGAGAGGAGACAGAGGATGAAAATATCTTAAGCTCTACAAAGGTTGAGGGCCTCCCTGCAGATAATGCAGATTCGAGCAAAGAGATCGAGAAATATAAACTTTTGGATTCTGAAAAAGAAGCTGCCAAAACAAATGAATCCCTAAATGATGATACTGAGGCTCCAGAGGACCAAGAAGATGAGGAGTTAAATGCTCTAAGAGAGAAGTCTACTGGTACTGAAGCACAACATTCAGGGCTTCGATCAACGGAGAAGAAACTAAATGTGAACAAGGTGGTAAATAAGAATGACAAGAAGGATATTGCAAAGAGACAAAGTACTGAAAACAACAAATCTGAAACTCAAAAGACTTTTTCTGGCAAGGAGACCAAGTTAAGTGAATCAACTTCTGTGGGGAAAGCTTCAGAGGAGAAAGTTTCCAAAGGTCCAAAATATGTGAAGAAGAATAGCAAGAAAACTAATCTAGCTACTAAAAGAGCTGCTGATTCTGTAGAAGGCGCAGAAAGGAAGAAGTGCAGAACTGATAGAAACAAGGTagaagggaagaaaagaaaagggtcTCCATGTGAACCTGGTAAAGCCACTGAGCATCAATTTAAGAGCTCCATGGATGTGGAGAAGGAGAACATACCTGTTAGTGGAGGCCAGAACGCGAGTCATAATGAACATGAGGCTGACAGAACTTCTCCTTGTGGTAAAAAGCCTCGTTCGTTGCAGATTACAAAAGTACGAAGTGAGCCTAGGTGGTTTATAGTTAGCGGGCATCGGCTACAAAGGAAGGAGTTTCAGCAGGTTATCAAGCGATTGAAAGGAAAAGTGTGCAGAGATTCTCACCAGTGGTCATATCAGGCAACCCATTTCATTGTTCCTGCTCCAGTACGTAGAACAGAGAAATTTTTTGCTGCTGCATCCTCTGGAAG GTGGATCTTGAAGACAGATTATTTAACTGCTTGTGTTGAGGCTGGAAAATTATTAGATGAGGAGCCGTATGAATGGCACAAAAAGGGATTGACTGAAGACTTAGCAATCAGCTTAGAGGCCCCAAGAAAGTGGCGACTTCTGAGGGAGAGGACTGGACATGGCGCATTATACGGAATGAGGATAATCATATATGGAGACTGCATCGTACCACCACTG GATACATTGAAACGAGCAGTCAAGGCAGGAGACGGCATTATATTAGCAACTTCTCCTCCTTATAGTCGATTCCTGGAGTCAGGTGTTGACTTTGCCATTGTTAGTGAGGTCATGCCACGCTGTGACAAGTGGGTTCAAGAATTCTTAAGGCATGAGATACCTTGTGTGTTGCCTGATTACTTGGTGACTTACGTGTGCAAACCTGGTTTTACCCTCAACAATTATGTGCAATACAACACTCATGCTTGGGCAGAAAAATCACTGAAAAAACATGTCAGTCGCTTGGAAGAGATTGTTGAGGAGGAGATGGTGTCATCGGATGACAATAGTAACGATATAGCATGCCAGGTATGTGGGTCACCAGACAGGGAGGAAGTAATGCTGATATGTGGTGATGAAAGTGGGTCTCGTGGATGTGGGATTGGCATGCATGTAGATTGTTGTGATCCTCCCCTTGAGTGTGTACCAGAGGAAGACTGGTTTTGCCCTCAGTGTAGCAAGAACAAAAGCAACACTAGTACCAAAAGGAAGTCCAGAAAAGGGACCTCTActtcaaagaagaagaagtga